A section of the Pseudomonas lini genome encodes:
- a CDS encoding NCS2 family permease encodes MELSPPLRNGWLERIFKLSLHGTTVKTELIAGLTTFITMAYIIFVNPNIMADAGIDHGAAFVATCIAAALGCLLMGLYANWPVGLAPGMGLNAFFTYTVVGTMGYNWETALGAVFVSGVLFMFLTFSRIREWLLNSIPVSLRFAMGAGVGLFLGLIGLKTAGIVVDSPATLIKLGSLREPGPLLAAICFLMIAVLSYHKVFGAILISIITVTLAGWGLGLVHYEGIMSAPPSLAPTWMAMNVAGVFNVSMISVVLAFLFVHMFDTAGTLMGVAQRANLVNADGRIENLSRAMKADSASSVFGAVVGVPPVTSYVESAAGVAAGGRTGLTAVTVGVLFIAAMFFAPLAGMIPAYATAGALIYVAMLMMGGMAHIEWDEATDSIPAIVTAIMMPLTFSVADGIALGFITYVALKGGTGKYKEISVSLWVLCAIFIAKFIFL; translated from the coding sequence CTGGAACTCTCGCCGCCATTACGCAATGGCTGGCTGGAGCGCATCTTCAAACTCAGCTTGCACGGCACCACGGTGAAGACCGAGCTGATCGCCGGTCTGACAACCTTCATCACCATGGCTTACATCATCTTCGTCAACCCGAACATCATGGCCGATGCCGGCATCGACCACGGGGCGGCGTTCGTCGCTACCTGCATCGCTGCCGCGCTGGGTTGCCTGCTGATGGGCCTGTACGCCAACTGGCCGGTCGGCCTGGCACCGGGCATGGGCCTGAACGCGTTCTTCACTTACACCGTGGTCGGCACTATGGGCTACAACTGGGAAACCGCGCTCGGGGCGGTGTTCGTCTCCGGTGTGTTGTTCATGTTCCTGACCTTTTCGCGGATTCGCGAATGGCTGCTCAACAGCATTCCAGTGAGTTTGCGCTTTGCCATGGGCGCCGGTGTGGGCTTGTTTCTGGGGCTGATCGGTTTGAAAACCGCCGGCATCGTTGTCGATAGCCCGGCCACTCTGATCAAGCTTGGTTCCCTGCGCGAGCCTGGCCCGCTGCTGGCGGCCATCTGCTTCCTGATGATTGCCGTGCTCAGCTATCACAAAGTGTTCGGCGCGATCCTCATCAGCATCATCACCGTGACTTTGGCCGGTTGGGGCCTGGGCTTGGTGCACTACGAGGGCATCATGTCTGCCCCGCCGAGCCTGGCACCGACCTGGATGGCCATGAATGTCGCCGGCGTGTTCAACGTCAGCATGATCAGCGTGGTGCTGGCCTTCCTCTTCGTGCACATGTTCGACACCGCTGGCACCCTGATGGGCGTCGCCCAGCGCGCCAACCTGGTGAACGCTGACGGCCGGATCGAAAACCTTTCCCGCGCCATGAAAGCCGACAGCGCTTCCAGCGTATTTGGTGCGGTGGTCGGTGTTCCGCCAGTCACCAGCTATGTGGAAAGTGCCGCGGGTGTAGCAGCGGGTGGTCGGACTGGTCTTACCGCCGTGACCGTAGGTGTGCTATTTATTGCCGCAATGTTTTTCGCACCGCTGGCTGGCATGATCCCCGCTTATGCAACCGCCGGTGCACTGATTTATGTGGCGATGCTGATGATGGGTGGCATGGCGCATATCGAATGGGACGAAGCGACTGACAGCATTCCGGCGATCGTTACCGCGATCATGATGCCACTGACCTTCTCGGTCGCCGACGGCATCGCGCTGGGTTTCATCACTTATGTAGCGTTGAAGGGCGGCACCGGTAAGTACAAGGAAATTTCCGTCAGCCTGTGGGTGCTTTGCGCGATCTTCATCGCCAAGTTCATTTTCTTGTAA
- a CDS encoding LysE family translocator has product MSLETWLLFSGAALVVILIPGPLSLLMISNSLNYGLRRSYPAFLGGVIASICLLSASALGLGALLLASEQLFSALKIVGALYLFYLAWQSWQQSRQPSQGAEVPQAAPVPRFRALFGRAFMLGASNPKDILFFAAFLPQFLSAEQPFLPQLLVMIATWTVLDLLCKLAYGLGAHGAARYLRSGKGQSWFNRVSAGLFSGAGAASLLSR; this is encoded by the coding sequence ATGAGTCTGGAAACCTGGCTGCTGTTCAGCGGCGCTGCGCTGGTGGTGATCCTGATCCCGGGGCCACTGTCTTTGCTGATGATCAGCAACAGTTTGAATTACGGTTTGCGCCGTTCTTACCCAGCGTTTCTGGGAGGCGTGATTGCGTCGATCTGCCTGCTCAGTGCTTCGGCTTTGGGTCTTGGCGCATTGTTGCTGGCGTCGGAACAGCTGTTCAGCGCCCTGAAAATCGTCGGTGCGCTGTACCTGTTCTATCTTGCCTGGCAGAGCTGGCAGCAATCGCGTCAGCCATCCCAAGGCGCCGAAGTGCCCCAAGCTGCACCGGTGCCGCGCTTTCGCGCACTGTTCGGGCGCGCGTTCATGCTCGGCGCTAGCAATCCGAAAGACATTTTGTTCTTCGCCGCTTTCCTGCCGCAGTTTTTGAGTGCCGAGCAACCGTTCCTGCCGCAGTTGCTGGTGATGATTGCCACCTGGACCGTGCTTGATCTGCTGTGCAAATTGGCTTATGGCCTCGGTGCCCACGGCGCGGCGCGGTATCTGCGTAGCGGCAAGGGGCAGAGCTGGTTTAACCGGGTGAGTGCGGGGTTGTTCAGTGGGGCCGGTGCCGCTTCATTATTGAGCCGCTAA
- the uraH gene encoding hydroxyisourate hydrolase — MGRLTTHVLDAAHGCPGSSIKVELYRVEGSQLEWVATVITNSDGRVDSPLLQGADYRSGVYQLQFHAGDYYRARGVQLPEPAFLDVVVLRFGISAEQDHYHVPLLISPYSYSTYRGS; from the coding sequence ATGGGACGTTTGACTACACACGTTTTGGACGCTGCACACGGTTGCCCAGGCAGTTCGATCAAGGTCGAGTTGTACCGCGTTGAAGGTTCGCAGCTGGAATGGGTCGCCACTGTGATTACCAACAGCGATGGCCGTGTCGATTCGCCGCTGCTGCAAGGCGCTGACTATCGGTCCGGGGTTTATCAGCTTCAGTTTCACGCGGGTGATTACTACCGCGCCCGTGGGGTTCAGTTGCCTGAGCCTGCGTTCCTGGATGTGGTGGTGCTGCGTTTCGGCATCTCCGCGGAGCAGGATCACTACCATGTGCCGTTGTTGATTTCGCCGTATAGCTATTCGACGTATCGAGGCAGTTGA
- a CDS encoding ureidoglycolate lyase, whose translation MRTLTIEPLTKEAFAPFGDVIETDGSDHFMINNGSTMRFHKLATVETATPEDKAIISIFRADAQDMPLTVCMLERHPLGSQAFIPLLGNPFLIVVAPLGDEPVSGLVRAFVTNGRQGINYHRGVWHHPVLTIEKRDDFLVVDRSGTGNNCDEHFFKEDERLILAPHQ comes from the coding sequence ATGCGCACACTAACGATTGAACCGCTGACCAAAGAAGCCTTCGCCCCTTTCGGTGACGTGATCGAAACCGACGGCAGCGATCACTTCATGATCAACAACGGTTCGACCATGCGCTTTCATAAACTGGCGACGGTGGAAACCGCCACGCCAGAGGACAAGGCGATCATCAGCATCTTCCGCGCCGACGCGCAGGACATGCCGCTGACCGTCTGCATGCTGGAGCGTCACCCGCTGGGCAGCCAGGCTTTCATTCCGCTGCTCGGCAACCCCTTTCTGATCGTGGTCGCGCCACTTGGCGATGAACCTGTATCAGGCTTGGTCCGCGCCTTCGTCACCAACGGCAGGCAGGGCATTAATTACCATCGCGGCGTTTGGCACCATCCGGTGCTGACGATCGAAAAGCGGGATGACTTCCTGGTGGTTGATCGCAGTGGCACAGGCAATAACTGCGATGAGCATTTTTTCAAAGAGGATGAGCGTTTGATCCTCGCCCCCCACCAATAA
- a CDS encoding outer membrane protein OmpK, translating into MKRTCTSLMLAGSLLAGGQAMAGDLLQWQNNSLTYLYGKDFQVNPRIQQTVTFEHADAWKYGDNFFFLDKIFYNGEKDFNAGPNTYYGEFQPRISLGKVLDQKIEFGPVKDVLLAMTYEFGEGDTESYLIGPGFDLAIPGFDYFQLNFYQRHTEGSRPGDNVWQITPVWSYTIPVGDSNILIDGFMDWVVDNDKNSKGTYHANLHFNPQIKYDLGKALNIGEKQLYVGVEYDYWSDKYGIKDSQYFKTDQSNTSFLVKFHF; encoded by the coding sequence ATGAAACGTACGTGCACCAGCCTGATGCTCGCGGGATCCTTGCTGGCCGGAGGCCAGGCAATGGCCGGCGACTTGCTGCAATGGCAGAACAACAGCCTGACCTACCTTTATGGCAAGGACTTCCAGGTCAACCCGCGCATTCAGCAAACCGTCACCTTCGAGCACGCCGATGCCTGGAAATACGGGGATAACTTCTTCTTCCTCGACAAGATCTTCTACAACGGCGAAAAAGACTTCAACGCCGGCCCAAACACCTATTACGGGGAGTTCCAGCCGCGTATTTCGCTGGGCAAGGTCCTCGACCAGAAGATCGAATTCGGCCCGGTCAAAGACGTGCTGCTGGCCATGACGTACGAGTTCGGTGAAGGCGATACCGAGTCTTACCTGATCGGTCCGGGCTTCGATTTGGCGATTCCCGGGTTCGACTACTTCCAGCTGAACTTCTACCAGCGTCATACCGAAGGCAGCCGCCCGGGTGACAACGTCTGGCAGATCACGCCGGTCTGGTCCTACACCATTCCAGTGGGCGATTCGAACATCCTGATCGATGGTTTCATGGACTGGGTGGTCGACAACGACAAGAACAGCAAAGGCACCTACCACGCCAACCTGCACTTCAACCCACAGATCAAATACGACTTGGGTAAAGCCCTGAACATAGGCGAGAAGCAGTTGTACGTCGGCGTCGAGTACGACTACTGGTCAGACAAGTACGGGATCAAGGACAGCCAGTACTTCAAGACCGATCAGAGCAACACGAGCTTCCTGGTGAAGTTCCACTTCTAA
- the uraD gene encoding 2-oxo-4-hydroxy-4-carboxy-5-ureidoimidazoline decarboxylase, translating to MSRFQTLKPSSLSRDAFVAAFADIYEHSPWVAEKAFDLGQDASIDEIETLHQRMSDILLSADHTSQLELVVAHPDLAGKAAVQGQLTAASTEEQSGAGIHQCTAEEFSRFTELNDAYKAKFKFPFIMAVKGSNRHQILAAFETRIHNSVDTEFKCALAEINKIALFRLLTL from the coding sequence ATGAGCCGCTTCCAAACCCTGAAACCATCGTCCCTGAGTCGCGACGCGTTTGTCGCTGCCTTCGCCGACATCTACGAACATTCGCCATGGGTGGCCGAAAAGGCCTTCGATCTGGGCCAGGACGCTTCGATCGACGAGATCGAAACCCTGCACCAGCGCATGAGCGACATCCTGTTGAGCGCCGATCACACAAGCCAGCTTGAGCTGGTCGTCGCTCACCCGGACCTGGCCGGCAAAGCCGCCGTCCAGGGCCAGCTTACCGCAGCCAGCACTGAAGAACAGTCTGGCGCGGGTATTCACCAATGCACGGCCGAAGAGTTTTCTCGCTTCACCGAGCTGAACGACGCCTACAAAGCCAAGTTCAAGTTTCCCTTCATCATGGCGGTAAAAGGCAGCAACCGGCATCAGATCCTCGCAGCGTTCGAAACGCGCATTCACAACTCGGTCGACACCGAATTCAAATGCGCGCTGGCGGAGATCAACAAGATCGCGTTGTTCCGATTACTGACTCTTTAG
- a CDS encoding patatin-like phospholipase family protein — protein sequence MSSAEPVTGLILSGGGARAAYQVGVLAAIAELLPVGAANPFPVIVGTSAGAINAVSLASGAMDFRGAIQRLTAFWQGFRSHLVLRSDWPGVIHQATRFVSHSLLGIGAQVPVALLNSSPLRGLLNDKLHMSGIAEAIAQKQLKAVAVTAFGYESGQAVTFYQGGGTIESWLRHRRIGVPTQLSVEHLLASSAIPLLFAPVKIGEEYFGDGAVRQSAPISPALHLGASRVLVVGVSGNPRAVDPQQPLQRAYTGQQPTLAQIGGHMLNSTFIDSLESDIELLQRLNQFSHLLPDGTPSRALGAAPVEVLVISPSQPIDEIAARHRQELPAALRLFLRGPGATKTSGAGVLSYLLFEAGYCSELIDLGRRDALAKRDELCRFLGLVEPAVSA from the coding sequence ATGAGTTCTGCTGAACCGGTTACAGGGTTGATACTTTCCGGCGGCGGGGCTCGGGCGGCTTATCAGGTGGGCGTGCTGGCGGCGATTGCCGAGCTGCTGCCGGTGGGGGCGGCGAATCCGTTTCCGGTCATCGTCGGCACCTCGGCCGGCGCGATCAACGCGGTCAGCCTGGCCAGTGGGGCAATGGACTTTCGCGGCGCGATTCAGCGCCTGACCGCTTTCTGGCAGGGTTTCCGCAGTCATCTGGTATTGCGCAGCGACTGGCCGGGGGTGATCCATCAAGCCACCCGGTTTGTCAGTCACAGTTTGCTGGGGATTGGCGCTCAGGTGCCAGTGGCCCTGCTCAACAGCTCGCCGCTGCGCGGTTTGCTCAACGACAAACTGCACATGTCCGGGATTGCCGAGGCCATCGCGCAAAAGCAATTGAAGGCGGTAGCGGTCACGGCGTTTGGCTATGAGTCCGGCCAGGCCGTCACGTTTTATCAGGGCGGCGGCACCATCGAGTCCTGGTTGCGTCATCGGCGAATCGGCGTGCCGACCCAATTGAGCGTCGAACATTTGCTGGCCAGTTCGGCGATTCCGTTGCTGTTTGCGCCGGTGAAAATCGGCGAAGAATATTTCGGCGATGGCGCGGTACGCCAATCGGCACCGATCAGCCCGGCCCTGCACCTGGGTGCCAGCCGCGTGCTGGTGGTGGGCGTCAGCGGCAACCCGCGCGCGGTCGACCCGCAACAGCCGCTGCAACGTGCCTACACCGGTCAGCAGCCGACCCTGGCACAAATCGGCGGGCACATGCTCAACAGTACGTTCATTGACAGCCTGGAAAGTGACATCGAGTTGCTGCAGCGTCTGAACCAGTTCAGCCATCTGCTGCCCGACGGCACGCCGAGTCGTGCATTGGGAGCAGCGCCGGTGGAGGTGCTGGTGATTTCGCCGAGTCAGCCGATCGATGAAATTGCAGCGCGGCATCGCCAGGAATTACCGGCGGCCTTGCGTCTGTTTTTGCGCGGGCCAGGGGCGACCAAGACCAGCGGGGCGGGGGTGCTGAGTTATCTGTTGTTCGAGGCGGGGTATTGCAGCGAGTTGATCGATCTGGGGCGGCGCGATGCGTTGGCCAAGCGCGATGAGTTGTGCCGGTTTCTGGGGTTGGTGGAGCCTGCGGTTTCGGCTTGA
- the puuE gene encoding allantoinase PuuE: MSADYPRDLIGYGSNPPHPHWPGNARIALSFVLNYEEGGERNILHGDKESEAFLSEMVSAQPLQGERNMSMESLYEYGSRAGVWRVLKLFKEFDIPLTIFAVAMAAQRHPDVIRAMVEAGHEICSHGYRWIDYQYMDEAQEREHMLEAIRVLTEITGERPLGWYTGRTGPNTRRLVMEEGGFLYDCDTYDDDLPYWEPNNPTGKAHLVIPYTLDTNDMRFTQVQGFNKGDDFFEYLKDAFDVLYAEGAEAPKMLSIGLHCRLIGRPARLASLKRFIEYAKSHEQVWFSRRVDIARHWHQTHPYQGAEK; encoded by the coding sequence GTGAGCGCTGACTATCCACGCGACCTGATCGGTTACGGCAGTAACCCTCCTCACCCACACTGGCCGGGCAATGCCCGCATCGCGCTGTCCTTCGTGCTCAATTACGAGGAAGGTGGCGAGCGCAATATCCTGCACGGCGATAAAGAGTCCGAAGCTTTCCTCTCGGAGATGGTCTCGGCGCAGCCGCTGCAAGGCGAGCGCAACATGAGCATGGAATCCCTTTACGAGTATGGCAGCCGTGCCGGCGTCTGGCGGGTTCTGAAACTGTTCAAGGAATTCGACATTCCGCTGACCATCTTCGCCGTGGCCATGGCCGCCCAGCGCCACCCGGACGTGATCCGCGCGATGGTCGAGGCCGGCCACGAGATCTGCAGCCACGGCTACCGCTGGATCGACTACCAGTACATGGACGAAGCGCAGGAACGCGAGCACATGCTCGAAGCGATCCGCGTCCTCACCGAAATCACCGGCGAGCGCCCACTGGGTTGGTACACCGGCCGCACCGGCCCGAACACCCGTCGGCTGGTGATGGAAGAAGGCGGTTTCCTCTACGACTGCGACACCTACGACGACGACCTGCCCTACTGGGAACCGAACAACCCGACCGGCAAGGCGCATCTGGTGATTCCGTACACCCTGGACACCAACGACATGCGCTTCACCCAGGTCCAGGGCTTCAACAAGGGCGACGATTTCTTTGAATACCTGAAAGACGCGTTCGATGTGCTGTATGCCGAAGGCGCCGAAGCACCGAAGATGTTGTCGATCGGCCTGCACTGCCGGCTGATCGGCCGTCCGGCGCGTCTGGCCTCGCTCAAACGCTTTATCGAATACGCTAAAAGTCATGAACAGGTGTGGTTCAGCCGTCGCGTCGACATCGCTCGCCACTGGCACCAAACCCACCCGTATCAAGGGGCCGAAAAATGA
- the alc gene encoding allantoicase, whose amino-acid sequence MKAYAVPFEKFVNLADARLGTKIISVTDDWFADANRLFQPTPAVWKEGVFDDNGKWMDGWESRRKRFEGYDSAVIRLGVPGSIKGVDIDTSFFTGNFPPSASLEACFLASGEPDENTQWTEVLSAVELQGNSHHYHEINNDQAFSHLRFNIYPDGGVARLRVYGVPFRDWSAVGDNEQIDLAAALNGGRALACSDEHFGRMSNILNPGRGINMGDGWETARRRTPGNDWVIVALGHAGEIEKVIVDTLHFKGNYPDTCSIQGAFVKGGTDSQIETQSLFWRELLPSQKLEMHAEHTFAEQIKALGPITHIRLNVFPDGGVSRLRVLGKVAK is encoded by the coding sequence ATGAAAGCTTACGCCGTACCTTTCGAGAAGTTCGTCAACCTGGCCGACGCCCGACTGGGCACCAAAATCATCTCGGTCACCGATGACTGGTTCGCAGACGCCAACCGTCTGTTCCAACCGACCCCGGCCGTGTGGAAGGAGGGCGTGTTCGATGACAACGGCAAGTGGATGGATGGCTGGGAGTCGCGCCGCAAGCGCTTCGAAGGCTACGACAGCGCGGTGATCCGCCTGGGCGTACCGGGCTCGATCAAAGGCGTGGACATCGACACTTCATTCTTCACCGGCAACTTCCCGCCATCGGCCTCCCTGGAAGCCTGCTTCCTGGCCTCGGGCGAGCCGGACGAAAACACTCAGTGGACTGAAGTGCTGTCGGCCGTCGAGTTGCAAGGCAACAGCCACCACTACCACGAAATCAACAACGACCAGGCCTTCAGCCACCTGCGCTTCAACATCTACCCGGATGGCGGCGTGGCCCGTCTGCGTGTTTACGGTGTTCCGTTCCGCGACTGGTCCGCTGTGGGCGACAACGAGCAGATCGATCTGGCAGCAGCCCTGAACGGTGGCCGTGCACTGGCCTGCTCCGATGAACACTTCGGCCGCATGAGCAACATCCTCAACCCGGGCCGTGGCATCAACATGGGCGACGGCTGGGAAACCGCGCGTCGTCGTACGCCGGGCAATGACTGGGTAATCGTCGCGCTGGGTCATGCCGGCGAGATCGAGAAAGTCATCGTCGACACCCTGCACTTCAAGGGTAACTACCCGGACACCTGTTCGATCCAGGGTGCATTCGTGAAGGGCGGCACCGACAGCCAGATCGAAACCCAATCGCTGTTCTGGCGCGAACTGCTGCCAAGCCAGAAGCTGGAAATGCACGCCGAACACACCTTCGCCGAGCAGATCAAGGCGCTGGGCCCGATCACTCACATCCGCCTGAACGTGTTCCCGGATGGGGGTGTGAGCCGCCTGCGCGTTTTGGGCAAGGTCGCAAAATAA
- a CDS encoding urate hydroxylase PuuD, with amino-acid sequence MEAHLLEWLNLSVRWVHMITGVAWIGASFYFVWLENNLNRVNPKNGLAGDLWAIHGGGIYHLEKYKLAPPTMPDNLHWFKWEAYFTWLSGVALLCVVFYSNPTLYLLAPGSSLTGPEGVLLGIGSLFIGWFVYSFLCDSALGKRPALLGFILFVLIIGAAYGFSKVFSGRGAYLHVGAIIGTIMVGNVFRIIMPAQRALVAAIAENRTPDPALPAKGLLRSRHNNYFTLPVLFIMISNHFPSTYGSQYNWLILAGIAVLAVLVRHYFNTRHDSHKFAWTLPVAAVGMICLAYVTGPAPMSSAPEVAKAPGTIEYQPLPETALGGGKKPAEAAPAAAPETAPAQASNAGPDFDKVHNVIQERCTVCHSAKPTSPLFSAAPAGVMFDTPEQIKLQAPRIQAQAVASQIMPLGNITQMTQQERDLIGAWIVQGAQTQ; translated from the coding sequence GTGGAAGCACATCTGTTGGAATGGCTGAACCTGAGCGTGCGCTGGGTTCACATGATTACTGGCGTGGCCTGGATCGGCGCATCGTTCTATTTCGTCTGGCTGGAAAACAACCTCAATCGGGTCAATCCGAAAAACGGGCTGGCGGGCGATTTGTGGGCGATCCACGGCGGCGGTATCTATCACCTGGAAAAATACAAACTGGCTCCACCGACCATGCCGGACAACCTGCATTGGTTCAAATGGGAAGCCTACTTCACCTGGCTGTCGGGGGTCGCGCTGCTCTGCGTGGTGTTCTACTCCAACCCGACGCTGTACTTGCTCGCGCCGGGCAGCAGCCTGACCGGACCTGAAGGTGTTCTACTTGGCATCGGTTCGCTGTTCATCGGCTGGTTCGTCTACTCCTTCCTCTGCGACTCGGCCCTGGGCAAACGCCCTGCCCTGCTCGGCTTTATCCTGTTCGTGCTGATCATTGGCGCCGCTTACGGTTTCAGCAAAGTATTCAGCGGTCGTGGTGCGTACCTGCATGTCGGCGCGATCATCGGCACCATCATGGTCGGCAACGTGTTCCGTATCATCATGCCGGCGCAGCGCGCACTGGTGGCGGCGATCGCCGAGAACCGCACGCCCGATCCAGCGCTGCCGGCCAAAGGCTTGCTGCGTTCGCGTCACAACAACTACTTCACCTTGCCGGTGCTGTTCATCATGATCAGCAACCACTTCCCGAGCACCTACGGCAGCCAATACAACTGGCTGATCCTGGCCGGGATCGCGGTGTTGGCGGTGTTGGTGCGTCACTACTTCAACACCCGCCACGACAGCCACAAGTTTGCCTGGACCTTGCCCGTTGCGGCGGTCGGCATGATCTGCCTGGCCTACGTGACCGGGCCGGCGCCGATGTCCAGCGCACCTGAAGTGGCCAAGGCGCCTGGGACCATCGAGTACCAGCCGCTGCCGGAAACCGCCCTCGGGGGTGGCAAGAAACCGGCTGAAGCTGCACCGGCGGCGGCCCCTGAAACGGCACCCGCTCAAGCGTCAAATGCCGGCCCGGACTTTGACAAGGTGCACAACGTGATCCAGGAGCGCTGCACGGTCTGCCATTCGGCCAAACCCACCAGCCCGCTGTTCAGCGCGGCACCGGCCGGCGTGATGTTCGATACGCCCGAACAGATCAAGCTCCAGGCCCCGCGCATCCAGGCACAGGCTGTTGCCAGCCAGATCATGCCACTGGGCAACATCACCCAGATGACCCAACAGGAACGTGACTTGATCGGTGCGTGGATTGTTCAGGGAGCCCAAACCCAATAA
- a CDS encoding glutathione S-transferase N-terminal domain-containing protein produces the protein MFVKALRVGLGQLIIFIDFITRPGKKQRPAAAQAQVETAAKDLTLYQFHACPFCVKTRRTLRRLNVPVALRDAKNNEQDRQALLEQGGKIKVPCLRIEENGQTTWMYESKVIIDYLDKRFAAA, from the coding sequence GTGTTCGTTAAAGCGCTTCGTGTCGGCCTCGGCCAACTGATCATCTTCATCGATTTCATTACTCGCCCAGGCAAAAAGCAGCGCCCCGCCGCCGCTCAGGCTCAGGTCGAAACGGCCGCCAAGGACCTGACCCTGTATCAGTTCCACGCCTGCCCGTTCTGCGTGAAAACCCGCCGCACCCTGCGTCGCCTGAACGTTCCGGTGGCGTTGCGCGATGCGAAGAACAACGAACAGGATCGCCAGGCGCTGCTGGAGCAAGGTGGCAAGATCAAGGTGCCGTGCCTGCGCATCGAAGAGAATGGCCAGACCACCTGGATGTATGAGTCCAAGGTGATCATTGATTATCTGGATAAGCGATTTGCTGCTGCCTGA
- a CDS encoding Smr/MutS family protein, with product MQDDDFSLFKSAIQGVKPIKHDRAETGKPKADRAQIAKLRQAATVRTDATTVDGLSDQFVIDVGPEDELMWARDGVQESQMRKLKIGQIPFEGSLDLHGMNVEKARETLWAFLAEATKFEIRCVRVTHGKAVRLDGKRPMIKSHVNTWLRQHSQVLGFTSCQPKHGGAGAVYVMLKRTMMEGRDE from the coding sequence ATGCAAGACGACGATTTTTCCCTGTTCAAAAGCGCGATCCAAGGCGTCAAGCCGATCAAGCACGATCGCGCCGAAACCGGCAAACCCAAGGCCGACCGCGCGCAAATTGCCAAGCTGCGCCAGGCCGCCACCGTGCGCACTGATGCCACCACCGTTGACGGGCTGTCCGATCAGTTCGTCATCGATGTCGGTCCCGAAGATGAGCTGATGTGGGCCCGCGACGGCGTCCAGGAAAGCCAGATGCGCAAGCTCAAGATCGGACAGATTCCGTTCGAAGGCAGCCTCGATCTGCATGGCATGAACGTGGAAAAGGCCCGTGAAACCCTGTGGGCCTTTCTGGCCGAAGCGACAAAATTCGAAATCCGCTGCGTACGTGTCACCCATGGCAAAGCGGTTCGCCTGGACGGCAAGCGGCCGATGATCAAGAGTCACGTCAACACGTGGCTACGCCAGCATTCACAGGTACTCGGCTTCACCTCGTGCCAACCGAAACACGGCGGCGCCGGAGCAGTTTATGTGATGCTCAAACGCACCATGATGGAAGGTCGTGACGAGTGA
- the folE gene encoding GTP cyclohydrolase I FolE — protein sequence MSLEQNYTEILGQLGEDASREGLLDTPKRAAKAMQYLCRGYEQTLEEVTNGALFSSDNSEMVLVKDIELYSLCEHHMLPFIGKAHVAYIPSGKVLGLSKVARIVDMYARRLQIQENLSRQIADAVQQVTGALGVAVVIEAKHMCMMMRGVEKQNSTMITSVMLGEFRENAATRSEFLSLIK from the coding sequence ATGTCCCTGGAACAGAATTACACCGAGATTCTCGGCCAATTGGGCGAGGACGCCTCCCGCGAGGGCCTGCTCGACACGCCAAAACGTGCCGCCAAAGCCATGCAGTACCTTTGCCGCGGTTATGAACAGACACTGGAAGAGGTTACCAACGGTGCCTTGTTCAGCTCCGACAACAGCGAGATGGTGCTGGTCAAGGACATCGAGCTTTACTCGTTGTGCGAGCACCACATGCTGCCGTTCATCGGCAAGGCCCATGTTGCCTACATCCCGAGCGGCAAGGTTCTGGGGCTGTCGAAAGTCGCGCGCATCGTCGATATGTATGCCCGGCGCCTGCAGATCCAGGAAAACCTCAGCCGCCAGATCGCCGATGCGGTCCAGCAAGTCACCGGCGCCCTGGGCGTTGCCGTGGTGATCGAGGCCAAGCACATGTGCATGATGATGCGCGGTGTGGAGAAACAGAATTCGACGATGATCACCTCAGTGATGCTCGGCGAGTTTCGCGAAAATGCGGCGACCCGCAGCGAGTTTCTCAGCCTGATCAAGTAA